One stretch of Clavibacter californiensis DNA includes these proteins:
- a CDS encoding DMT family transporter, which yields MLPRAIRPSRPEWALIGITAIWGGTFLAVHVAMEHSGPLFFVGLRFLAAGLISAVLFRRALRGMRRIDLAAGSAIGVMIFLGYGLQTYGLQTIPSSTSAFITALYVPLVPLLQWAAFRRRPSALALVGVALAFVGLLLVAGPQEGVALGAGELATLVSTLPIAAEIILIGLFAGRVDVGRVTVVQLLVAGALSLACMPLAGEAIPAFSWVWLVAAVALGASSCLIQLTMNWAQRSVSPTRATIIYAGEPVWAGVVGRVAGERLPALAILGAALIVAGTLVSELRPRPAREPV from the coding sequence ATGCTGCCCCGCGCCATCCGGCCGTCCCGCCCGGAGTGGGCGCTCATCGGCATCACGGCGATCTGGGGCGGCACGTTCCTCGCGGTGCACGTGGCGATGGAGCACAGCGGGCCGCTCTTCTTCGTCGGGCTCCGATTCCTCGCGGCGGGGCTGATCAGCGCGGTCCTGTTCCGCCGGGCCCTGCGCGGGATGCGCCGGATCGACCTCGCGGCCGGGTCGGCGATCGGCGTCATGATCTTCCTCGGCTACGGCCTCCAGACGTACGGGCTGCAGACCATCCCGAGCAGCACGTCCGCCTTCATCACCGCGCTCTACGTGCCGCTGGTGCCGCTCCTCCAGTGGGCCGCGTTCCGGAGGCGGCCGAGCGCGCTCGCCCTGGTCGGGGTCGCGCTCGCGTTCGTCGGGCTGCTGCTCGTCGCCGGCCCCCAGGAGGGCGTGGCGCTCGGCGCGGGGGAGCTGGCGACGCTCGTGAGCACTCTGCCGATCGCCGCCGAGATCATCCTGATCGGGCTGTTCGCCGGGCGCGTGGACGTCGGCCGGGTGACCGTCGTGCAGCTGCTCGTCGCCGGGGCGCTCTCGCTCGCGTGCATGCCGCTGGCCGGGGAGGCGATCCCCGCGTTCTCGTGGGTGTGGCTCGTGGCAGCGGTGGCGCTCGGGGCGAGCAGCTGCCTCATCCAGCTCACGATGAACTGGGCGCAGCGTTCCGTCTCACCGACGCGCGCCACCATCATCTACGCGGGCGAGCCGGTGTGGGCGGGCGTCGTCGGGCGCGTGGCGGGGGAGCGGCTGCCGGCGCTCGCGATCCTCGGCGCGGCGCTCATCGTCGCGGGCACGCTCGTCAGCGAGCTGAGGCCGCGGCCGGCGCGGGAGCCCGTCTAG
- the rsmA gene encoding 16S rRNA (adenine(1518)-N(6)/adenine(1519)-N(6))-dimethyltransferase RsmA, with protein sequence MSDETAPAAPAPAAAPTLLGPAEIRDLAELLGVAPTKKLGQNFVIDANTVRRIVRVARVESGTHVVEVGPGLGSLTLGLLETGASVVAVEIDGRLAEQLPITVALYQPDAALTVVHEDALRVAELPGDPTALVANLPYNVSVPVLLHLLEHFPAIRTGVVMVQAEVGHRIAAAPGSKVYGSPSVKAAWYGAWRTAGQVSRQVFWPVPNVDSVLVAFERHSEPFASEELRKRTFTIVDAAFQQRRKMLRQALAELLGGSEAASALLEAGGVAPTSRGEELSVHDYLRVAHAWADREADGVPPSLR encoded by the coding sequence GTGAGCGACGAGACGGCACCCGCCGCGCCCGCGCCCGCCGCCGCTCCGACGCTCCTCGGCCCCGCGGAGATCCGCGACCTCGCGGAGCTTCTCGGCGTCGCGCCCACCAAGAAGCTCGGTCAGAACTTCGTCATCGACGCGAACACCGTTCGCCGCATCGTCCGCGTCGCGCGCGTCGAGTCCGGCACCCACGTCGTGGAGGTCGGGCCGGGCCTCGGATCCCTCACCCTCGGCCTCCTCGAGACGGGCGCGAGCGTCGTCGCGGTGGAGATCGACGGCCGGCTCGCCGAGCAGCTGCCGATCACGGTCGCGCTCTACCAGCCCGACGCCGCGCTCACCGTCGTGCACGAGGACGCGCTCCGCGTCGCCGAGCTGCCCGGGGATCCGACCGCGCTCGTCGCCAACCTGCCCTACAACGTCTCCGTCCCCGTGCTGCTGCACCTGCTCGAGCACTTCCCGGCGATCCGCACGGGCGTCGTCATGGTGCAGGCCGAGGTGGGGCACCGCATCGCCGCGGCGCCGGGATCCAAGGTGTACGGATCCCCGAGCGTCAAGGCCGCCTGGTACGGCGCGTGGCGGACGGCCGGCCAGGTCAGCCGCCAGGTGTTCTGGCCGGTGCCGAACGTCGACTCCGTGCTCGTCGCGTTCGAGCGGCACTCGGAGCCCTTCGCCTCGGAGGAGCTGCGGAAGCGCACGTTCACGATCGTCGACGCGGCCTTCCAGCAGCGCCGCAAGATGCTCCGCCAGGCGCTCGCCGAGCTGCTCGGCGGGAGCGAGGCCGCATCGGCGCTCCTCGAGGCCGGAGGCGTCGCCCCCACTTCGCGGGGCGAGGAGCTGAGCGTCCACGACTACCTCCGCGTAGCCCATGCCTGGGCGGATCGCGAGGCGGACGGAGTGCCTCCCAGCCTCCGCTAG
- a CDS encoding alpha/beta fold hydrolase — MVTVHHRTVSVSIDGLDGLDGLDGLDVFWREAGPADAPVLLLLHGYPSSSHMFRHLIPALAGRFRVIAPDLVGFGRSSAPSVDEFDYTFAALAEVTARFLAAIGVERYAIYVQDYGAPVGWRLALADPSAVTGVITQNGNAYEEGFVPSFWDPIWADAAERTAATRDALRPALGREAVEWQYTHGVADPSVVDPDAWEHDLALLARPGQDDVQLALFRDYATNRELYPAVHAWLRESRVPVLAIWGGNDEIFAAAGAEAFRRDAPHARIELVDGGHFLLESHLDRVVAAIGEWHPVA, encoded by the coding sequence ATGGTCACCGTCCATCACCGCACCGTCTCGGTCTCCATCGACGGGCTCGACGGGCTCGACGGCCTCGACGGCCTCGACGTCTTCTGGCGCGAGGCCGGGCCCGCCGACGCCCCCGTGCTCCTGCTGCTCCACGGGTACCCGTCGAGCTCGCACATGTTCCGGCACCTGATCCCCGCGCTCGCGGGCCGCTTCCGCGTCATCGCGCCGGACCTCGTCGGCTTCGGCCGGTCGTCCGCGCCGTCGGTCGACGAGTTCGACTACACGTTCGCCGCGCTCGCCGAGGTGACCGCCCGCTTCCTCGCCGCGATCGGGGTCGAGCGCTACGCGATCTACGTGCAGGACTACGGCGCACCCGTCGGATGGCGCCTGGCGCTCGCCGACCCGTCCGCGGTCACGGGCGTCATCACGCAGAACGGCAACGCCTACGAGGAGGGGTTCGTGCCGTCGTTCTGGGATCCGATCTGGGCCGACGCCGCCGAACGCACCGCCGCCACGCGCGACGCCCTCCGCCCGGCCCTCGGTCGCGAGGCCGTGGAGTGGCAGTACACGCACGGCGTGGCGGATCCGTCGGTCGTAGATCCGGACGCCTGGGAGCACGACCTCGCGCTCCTCGCTCGCCCCGGCCAGGACGACGTGCAGCTCGCGCTCTTCCGCGACTACGCCACCAACCGCGAGCTGTACCCGGCGGTGCACGCCTGGCTCCGCGAGTCCCGCGTGCCGGTGCTCGCGATCTGGGGAGGGAACGACGAGATCTTCGCGGCGGCCGGTGCCGAGGCCTTCCGCCGCGACGCCCCGCATGCGCGGATCGAGCTCGTCGACGGCGGGCACTTCCTGCTCGAGTCGCACCTCGACCGCGTCGTGGCGGCGATCGGGGAGTGGCACCCCGTCGCGTGA
- a CDS encoding CGNR zinc finger domain-containing protein encodes MDPDEELLLALLNSAPVVDGRRDDRLAGASGRQLARTWGGTGTTAELERLRRTRDALHTVIRGDAAAPAAVAELAAVVDGAVRTPRVTADGIVWELRVPRDDRLPVDAVLAWSTVSARLPGRLRPCANAECELFLVDHSRPGTAKWCSMATCGNRMKARAHAQRVRD; translated from the coding sequence ATGGACCCGGACGAGGAGCTGCTGCTGGCACTGCTGAACAGCGCGCCCGTGGTCGACGGCCGTCGGGACGACCGGCTCGCCGGCGCATCCGGCCGCCAGCTCGCCCGCACGTGGGGCGGCACCGGCACCACGGCCGAGCTCGAGCGCCTCCGCCGCACCCGCGACGCCCTGCACACCGTGATCCGCGGCGATGCCGCAGCGCCCGCCGCCGTCGCGGAGCTCGCGGCCGTGGTCGACGGCGCGGTGCGCACGCCGCGCGTCACCGCCGACGGCATCGTGTGGGAGCTGCGCGTGCCGCGCGACGACCGTCTCCCGGTGGACGCCGTGCTCGCCTGGTCGACCGTCTCGGCGCGGCTCCCCGGCCGCCTCCGCCCGTGCGCCAACGCCGAGTGCGAGCTCTTCCTCGTCGACCACAGCCGCCCGGGCACCGCCAAGTGGTGCTCCATGGCGACCTGCGGCAACCGGATGAAGGCCCGCGCCCACGCGCAGCGGGTGCGCGACTGA
- a CDS encoding 4-(cytidine 5'-diphospho)-2-C-methyl-D-erythritol kinase — protein sequence MTSAATTSDVVHARAPGKINVSLTVGALQEDGYHDVATAYQAVGLYEDVWATKADGFSVEFGGSIDTSHLTTGADNLAVRAARLLARSTGYRGGVHLRIEKNVPIAGGMGGGSADAAATLLACDTLWGTERTRDQLLALGAELGADVPFALAGGTAIGTGRGDRLSPALAKGTFQWVLAIAEFGVSTPDVYGELDKHRERHAQDIFPAQQIPQVDSGVLQALRAGDPHMLAEVLHNDLQAPALHLAPGLGEVLQLGEENGALAGIVSGSGPTVAFLAADLDSALELQIALSAARLTVIRATGPVHGARIITG from the coding sequence ATGACCTCCGCGGCCACCACCTCAGATGTGGTGCACGCGCGGGCCCCGGGCAAGATCAACGTCTCGCTCACGGTGGGCGCCCTCCAGGAGGACGGCTACCACGACGTCGCCACCGCCTACCAGGCCGTGGGCCTCTACGAGGACGTGTGGGCCACGAAGGCCGACGGGTTCTCGGTCGAGTTCGGCGGATCGATCGACACGTCGCACCTCACCACCGGCGCCGACAACCTCGCCGTGCGCGCGGCGCGGCTCCTCGCCCGGAGCACCGGCTACCGCGGCGGCGTGCACCTGCGCATCGAGAAGAACGTGCCGATCGCGGGCGGCATGGGCGGCGGATCCGCGGACGCCGCGGCCACCCTCCTCGCCTGCGACACCCTGTGGGGCACCGAGCGCACACGCGACCAGCTGCTCGCCCTCGGCGCGGAGCTCGGCGCCGACGTGCCGTTCGCGCTCGCCGGCGGCACCGCCATCGGCACCGGCCGCGGCGACCGCCTCAGCCCCGCGCTCGCCAAGGGCACGTTCCAGTGGGTGCTCGCCATCGCCGAGTTCGGCGTCTCCACGCCCGACGTCTACGGCGAGCTCGACAAGCACCGCGAGCGCCACGCGCAGGACATCTTCCCGGCGCAGCAGATCCCGCAGGTCGACTCGGGCGTGCTGCAGGCGCTGCGGGCGGGGGATCCGCACATGCTCGCCGAGGTCCTCCACAACGACCTGCAGGCGCCGGCGCTCCACCTCGCGCCCGGCCTCGGCGAGGTGCTGCAGCTCGGCGAGGAGAACGGCGCGCTCGCGGGCATCGTCTCCGGATCCGGCCCCACTGTCGCGTTCCTCGCGGCGGACCTCGACAGCGCGCTCGAGCTGCAGATCGCGCTGAGCGCCGCTCGCCTCACGGTCATCCGGGCGACCGGGCCCGTGCACGGCGCCCGCATCATCACGGGCTGA